In a single window of the Blattabacterium cuenoti genome:
- a CDS encoding type B 50S ribosomal protein L31 — MKKKIHPKNYRLVVFKDINNEKILICKSTVTTKDSIHIDGSDYPLYKMEISSYSHPFFTGEKRFLGKTGPAEKFKKKYEKYKKL, encoded by the coding sequence ATGAAAAAAAAAATACATCCAAAAAATTATAGACTTGTTGTTTTTAAAGATATTAATAACGAAAAAATATTGATTTGTAAATCAACAGTTACAACAAAAGATTCTATTCATATAGATGGAAGTGATTATCCATTATATAAAATGGAAATATCTAGTTATTCACATCCATTTTTTACTGGGGAAAAGAGATTTTTAGGTAAAACAGGTCCTGCAGAAAAGTTTAAGAAAAAATACGAAAAGTATAAAAAATTATAA
- a CDS encoding 3-oxoacyl-ACP synthase III family protein, whose protein sequence is MIRSIITGTGHYLPKNIIKKDHFLKQKFYDKRGLKIKKSNEEIINKFQKITEIEERRYINKGLFNSDIAAMAAKKALVNSKINKEKIDYIISAHNYGDIHPISYQSDFMPSIAAKVKNKLQIKNKKCRPYDMIFGCTGWIEGMILSDQLLQAKYAKNILITSSETLSKVIDPHDRNAMIFSDGAGAAVLSSIEYLEDEKYGIIHYDTQCDNNDELYYLTNGPSLNPNYKRSLVNIRMNGRRIYEYALTEVPNMLKNILDHANLHLKDIKKILIHQANAKMDYAILKRLLKLYNYNILSRKDFISKIMPMTIQKFGNSSVATVPTLLDLILKGKMPPHEIKPGDIILMASLGAGMNINGMIYRFPISKKNKYEKKNTSKKL, encoded by the coding sequence ATGATTCGATCAATCATTACAGGTACGGGACATTATTTACCCAAGAATATCATAAAAAAAGATCATTTTCTAAAACAAAAATTTTACGATAAAAGAGGATTAAAAATTAAAAAATCTAATGAAGAAATCATTAATAAATTTCAAAAAATTACGGAAATAGAGGAAAGAAGGTATATAAATAAGGGGTTATTTAATTCTGATATAGCGGCTATGGCCGCAAAAAAAGCTTTGGTTAATTCTAAAATTAATAAAGAAAAAATAGATTATATCATATCGGCTCACAATTATGGAGATATTCATCCTATATCTTATCAATCTGATTTTATGCCTTCTATAGCTGCTAAAGTAAAAAATAAACTTCAAATAAAAAATAAAAAATGTCGACCATATGATATGATTTTTGGTTGTACAGGATGGATAGAGGGAATGATTCTTTCGGATCAGCTTTTACAAGCTAAATATGCTAAAAATATATTGATTACTAGTTCTGAAACTTTATCTAAAGTTATAGATCCACATGATAGAAATGCAATGATTTTTTCAGATGGAGCAGGAGCAGCAGTTCTATCTTCTATAGAATATTTAGAAGATGAAAAATATGGGATCATTCATTATGATACTCAATGTGATAATAATGATGAATTATATTATTTGACTAATGGTCCTTCTTTAAATCCCAATTATAAAAGATCTTTAGTTAATATTAGAATGAATGGAAGGAGAATTTATGAGTATGCGTTAACAGAAGTTCCAAATATGCTAAAAAATATACTTGATCACGCTAATTTACATCTTAAGGATATTAAAAAAATTCTCATACATCAAGCTAATGCTAAAATGGATTATGCTATTTTAAAAAGATTATTGAAATTGTATAATTATAATATCCTAAGTAGGAAGGATTTTATTTCAAAAATAATGCCTATGACAATACAAAAATTTGGAAATTCTTCTGTTGCTACTGTTCCTACTTTATTAGATTTAATTCTTAAAGGAAAAATGCCTCCTCATGAAATTAAACCTGGAGATATAATTCTCATGGCATCTTTAGGAGCTGGAATGAATATTAATGGAATGATTTACCGTTTTCCAATTTCCAAAAAAAATAAATATGAAAAAAAAAATACATCCAAAAAATTATAG